In Phaeobacter gallaeciensis DSM 26640, one genomic interval encodes:
- a CDS encoding ATP-binding protein translates to MRRAMRSLSGQLILLVVAALVVAQAISLFLFADERSLAIRAALGFEAAGRAANVARLIEEAPLDLQNSILRAANSPLIRFDLSDAPSVEHTSHSHGDLVEGRIRALMDDSYSRDIRVELHEIEGELRPLPNLSDEMTEMHLAMMRGELTAVEMNLSIAIKGARWLNVGTRFERPPIQWPFYSMLTFGISAGLLLVAIFWFVMTRLTRPLRHLSKASDHLGRGEDVPELTVAGPTEVRDLTVAFNRMQRRLTRFVSDRTRMLAALGHDLRSPLTAMRVRAELVDEEETRDSLIASVEEMQSMVEATLTFARGLTGSEGSEVVDLRNFLDSLCSDMAAHCTFAPSDDVAVRLRPNAFRRALRNLLENAVRYGGAAKVSWATHGSNLVLNIDDNGPGIPVDQLEKVFDPFYRLEQSRSLETGGYGLGLSIARTIVQSHGGDIQLVNHNSAGLRAVVTIPLDESELIEGETDETENAHSNVAGQLARQHGAS, encoded by the coding sequence ATGCGCCGTGCGATGAGATCTCTGAGCGGCCAGTTGATCCTGCTTGTGGTCGCGGCACTTGTCGTGGCCCAGGCGATCAGCCTGTTCCTGTTCGCTGACGAGCGCAGCCTGGCCATCCGTGCTGCTTTGGGGTTCGAGGCTGCTGGACGCGCAGCGAATGTGGCGCGGTTGATCGAAGAGGCCCCGTTGGACCTGCAGAATTCCATCCTTCGCGCAGCAAATTCACCACTTATCCGGTTTGATCTGTCAGACGCTCCGAGTGTGGAACACACCAGTCATTCGCATGGCGACCTTGTTGAAGGGCGTATCCGTGCGCTAATGGACGATAGCTACAGCCGCGATATTCGCGTTGAACTGCACGAGATCGAGGGCGAATTGAGGCCCTTGCCCAATCTTTCTGACGAAATGACGGAAATGCATCTCGCGATGATGCGCGGAGAGTTGACAGCGGTTGAAATGAACCTGTCGATCGCCATTAAGGGAGCGCGTTGGCTGAATGTCGGAACGCGGTTCGAGCGTCCACCAATCCAATGGCCTTTCTATTCGATGCTGACCTTTGGAATTTCCGCCGGACTGCTTTTGGTGGCGATTTTCTGGTTTGTCATGACGCGCCTGACGCGTCCTTTGCGGCACCTGTCGAAGGCCTCGGACCATCTTGGCCGGGGCGAGGATGTGCCTGAATTGACCGTCGCAGGGCCGACCGAGGTCAGGGATCTGACCGTCGCCTTCAACCGCATGCAACGACGGCTGACCCGGTTTGTCAGTGATCGGACACGGATGCTCGCAGCGCTTGGTCACGATTTACGCTCGCCGTTGACTGCTATGCGTGTCCGCGCGGAGCTGGTTGACGAAGAAGAGACGCGGGACAGCCTCATCGCATCGGTCGAAGAGATGCAGAGTATGGTCGAAGCGACGCTCACCTTTGCACGGGGCCTTACCGGATCAGAAGGCTCCGAAGTGGTCGATCTGCGCAATTTTCTGGACAGCTTGTGCAGCGATATGGCGGCACACTGCACCTTTGCCCCGAGTGATGATGTTGCCGTGCGGCTTCGACCCAACGCGTTCCGAAGGGCACTGAGGAACTTGCTTGAGAACGCCGTTCGCTACGGTGGTGCCGCAAAAGTCAGCTGGGCGACCCACGGTTCGAACCTCGTACTCAACATCGATGACAATGGGCCCGGCATTCCCGTCGACCAGTTGGAAAAGGTCTTCGATCCCTTCTATCGCCTCGAGCAATCGAGGTCTCTGGAAACGGGCGGTTATGGGCTTGGGCTCTCAATCGCGAGGACAATCGTCCAATCCCATGGCGGCGATATCCAGCTGGTCAACCATAACAGCGCGGGTTTGCGCGCTGTTGTCACCATCCCACTGGATGAAAGCGAACTAATCGAAGGAGAAACAGATGAAACTGAAAACGCTCATTCCAACGTTGCTGGCCAGCTTGCCCGCCAGCATGGCGCGAGCTGA
- a CDS encoding response regulator codes for MGPPPHILIVDDHAQIRESVARFLEKNGMRTTVARDAVEMDAKLATGHFDLLVLDVMMPGEDGLSVCRRLAPEGDLPIIMLTALGEETDRIVGLEIGADDYLAKPFNPRELLARIKSVLRRSNRDEPVAGSLAGRKVSFAHWILDTDRQVLIDESTTETPLTTSEFKLLAVLLERARMVLSRDQLLDLTAGRTAGPMDRTIDNQISRLRRKIEPDVLRPSVIKTVRNGGYCLAADVEDAP; via the coding sequence ATGGGACCGCCACCTCATATCCTTATCGTGGATGACCACGCACAGATACGTGAAAGCGTCGCGCGCTTTCTGGAGAAGAACGGAATGCGCACGACCGTCGCCAGGGATGCCGTGGAGATGGATGCCAAGCTGGCCACCGGTCACTTCGACCTGCTCGTGCTCGATGTCATGATGCCGGGCGAGGACGGTTTGTCGGTTTGCCGCAGACTTGCGCCAGAAGGTGATCTTCCGATCATCATGCTGACGGCGCTTGGTGAGGAAACGGATCGGATCGTGGGGCTGGAAATCGGTGCGGACGATTATCTCGCCAAGCCATTCAATCCACGAGAACTGCTCGCCCGCATCAAGTCGGTTCTTCGGAGAAGCAACCGCGACGAACCCGTGGCCGGAAGCCTCGCTGGGAGGAAAGTCTCTTTTGCGCACTGGATACTGGATACCGACCGGCAGGTGCTGATTGACGAGTCCACCACCGAGACGCCATTGACGACCTCCGAGTTCAAATTGCTGGCGGTCCTGCTGGAACGCGCCCGGATGGTGCTCAGCCGTGACCAGTTGCTTGACCTGACCGCTGGTCGGACGGCAGGCCCGATGGATCGCACCATCGACAATCAGATCAGCCGCCTCCGTCGCAAAATCGAGCCGGATGTATTGCGACCGAGTGTCATCAAGACTGTGCGGAACGGCGGATACTGCCTGGCTGCCGATGTCGAGGATGCGCCGTGA
- a CDS encoding rhodanese-like domain-containing protein has protein sequence MALDLNRRRFILGAHMTVLTVTASPLLAQSRSVWSAENAFDALLSDTARIIDVRTREEWQETGVGAGVWPISMHASGFPDRLFRAKELSGDRTVGLICATGGRSASLLRALRQAGYSGYADISEGMLGSGEGPGWIASNLPTVPVDVALNGLPPALA, from the coding sequence ATGGCTCTTGATTTGAACCGGCGCCGTTTCATTCTGGGTGCTCATATGACGGTGCTGACCGTCACGGCGTCACCGCTGCTGGCGCAGAGCCGATCTGTCTGGTCGGCAGAGAATGCCTTTGACGCGCTTCTATCGGATACGGCGCGGATCATCGATGTCAGAACGCGCGAAGAGTGGCAAGAAACCGGCGTAGGTGCTGGTGTATGGCCGATAAGCATGCACGCGTCCGGTTTTCCGGACCGATTGTTCAGGGCGAAGGAACTGAGCGGTGATCGCACCGTTGGACTGATCTGCGCCACTGGCGGACGCTCCGCATCGCTGCTTCGAGCGTTAAGACAAGCTGGTTATTCGGGCTACGCCGATATCTCGGAAGGGATGTTGGGATCAGGCGAAGGGCCTGGCTGGATTGCATCGAACTTGCCGACCGTTCCGGTGGATGTCGCCCTGAACGGGTTGCCCCCCGCGTTGGCCTGA
- a CDS encoding ion channel has product MTELMAMFVGICAAILMGIVHHYALSGILKFSPQRSDGSGFRIILTFSALLLLHVLELVTLAVFNTMVVASVLPQSFSNSPPMFQDVLYVTGISFSTLGYSSIEVVGPFRLLLMLQSLLGFMLLTWSATFLYSACQQVWQKAKDD; this is encoded by the coding sequence ATGACCGAGTTGATGGCCATGTTTGTCGGAATATGCGCGGCGATCCTGATGGGAATTGTCCATCATTATGCGTTGTCGGGCATTCTGAAGTTTTCCCCGCAGCGGTCGGATGGCTCCGGCTTTCGGATCATCCTGACGTTTTCCGCGTTGCTGTTGCTGCACGTATTGGAACTTGTGACGCTCGCCGTGTTCAACACGATGGTGGTGGCAAGCGTTCTGCCGCAATCGTTCAGCAACAGCCCGCCGATGTTTCAGGATGTTCTCTATGTTACGGGCATCTCGTTCTCGACCCTTGGCTATTCGTCCATAGAGGTGGTCGGGCCCTTTCGACTGTTGCTGATGCTGCAATCGCTTTTGGGCTTCATGTTGCTGACCTGGTCAGCGACGTTTCTTTACTCAGCCTGCCAGCAAGTCTGGCAGAAGGCGAAAGATGACTGA
- a CDS encoding DUF6010 family protein, translated as MAQIFKKTGDHLSHHRHGDILKFPVWVGVLIVLLSMPAHLFLDEKSSIALASITLALIGGAYIGFGAADGRARVFWAELAVALLFGSAAFLGLIWHWAFLPLGLALHALWDMSHHNSYRLARIPNWYIPFCVAFDLLAATFFVLLYAVF; from the coding sequence ATGGCACAGATTTTCAAAAAGACAGGCGATCACTTATCGCACCATCGACACGGGGATATCTTGAAATTTCCCGTATGGGTTGGCGTGTTGATTGTCTTGCTCTCAATGCCGGCTCACTTGTTTTTGGATGAAAAGAGCTCGATAGCTCTTGCTTCGATCACGCTTGCTTTGATTGGCGGTGCCTATATCGGCTTTGGCGCCGCGGACGGCAGAGCGCGCGTGTTCTGGGCAGAGCTCGCCGTGGCCCTTTTGTTCGGCTCGGCAGCCTTCCTGGGGCTGATATGGCATTGGGCCTTCCTCCCCTTGGGCTTGGCCCTGCACGCCCTTTGGGACATGTCACACCACAATTCTTATCGTCTCGCCCGGATTCCGAACTGGTATATTCCATTCTGCGTGGCCTTTGACCTTTTGGCAGCGACGTTCTTCGTTCTGCTCTATGCCGTGTTTTGA
- a CDS encoding TVP38/TMEM64 family protein: protein MMMRVLLIAVFLMGVVALAFPDVLGVDIRLPDRAEIDRWIEAAGLAGPIVIVALMTIAIVASPLPSAPIALAAGAAYGHTYGTLFVVLGAELGALAAFGLARGLGRPFVERHLGQKINAGLFGSQNTLTFLVFGSRLLPFLSFDMISYAAGLSKLHLWRFALATMAGIIPASFLLAHMGSQAMNGDSRTATWTALALGGFTGLSVLLAATRKTGAQREES from the coding sequence ATGATGATGCGCGTTCTTCTTATTGCGGTGTTCCTGATGGGAGTCGTCGCATTGGCCTTCCCCGACGTCCTTGGCGTCGACATTCGCCTGCCGGATCGTGCGGAAATTGACCGCTGGATCGAGGCGGCAGGTCTTGCCGGACCAATTGTCATCGTGGCCCTTATGACAATCGCTATTGTCGCAAGCCCCCTGCCCTCGGCGCCGATCGCACTCGCCGCCGGAGCGGCTTATGGACACACGTACGGGACGCTCTTCGTCGTTCTAGGTGCGGAACTCGGTGCGCTTGCCGCCTTTGGTCTGGCCCGCGGCCTGGGTCGTCCCTTCGTTGAGCGTCATCTCGGTCAGAAGATTAACGCGGGCCTGTTCGGGTCCCAGAACACTCTGACCTTCCTGGTCTTCGGCAGTCGCCTTCTGCCGTTTCTGTCCTTCGATATGATCAGTTACGCCGCAGGTCTGAGCAAGCTGCATCTTTGGAGGTTCGCGCTGGCCACGATGGCCGGGATTATTCCCGCAAGTTTTTTGCTCGCTCACATGGGCAGCCAGGCGATGAACGGAGATTCCCGCACCGCCACATGGACCGCGCTTGCGCTCGGTGGCTTTACCGGCCTGTCGGTTCTCTTGGCCGCCACGCGAAAGACCGGCGCGCAACGGGAGGAGAGCTGA
- a CDS encoding TniQ family protein — MKPHPLPKTVAPLPDELLSGWLSRLAAANYCDDAELLAHLRIDTAHGTALNFNVDAAAAAKIANAARIDPDVVRSLTFPAMTTREASLTAQIPFQHCLQCSREGLSLKHWRRAWAFDCQVCGTRLVPTLGKASGEQMPEKLINRARNGAARLEYAARLRSSKQFRRAMRAVTFAISLKAFRGDPLYALQGHRLEVRLFGLAAIDAAQSRPLVKAAISSSGIDDYARVALLRAFDKEPRLLAAVDYIARQRAKSIGAMAVESHN, encoded by the coding sequence GTGAAGCCGCACCCGCTGCCCAAGACTGTCGCGCCGCTGCCCGACGAGTTGTTGTCAGGTTGGTTGTCTAGGCTGGCGGCGGCCAACTACTGTGATGATGCGGAACTACTGGCTCATCTCAGAATCGATACCGCGCATGGCACCGCCTTGAACTTCAACGTCGACGCGGCTGCGGCGGCGAAGATTGCCAACGCCGCACGGATTGACCCAGATGTTGTGCGATCTTTGACCTTCCCAGCAATGACGACACGAGAAGCCTCGCTGACGGCCCAGATACCATTCCAGCATTGCCTGCAATGTTCCAGAGAGGGCCTTTCGCTCAAGCATTGGAGGCGAGCCTGGGCATTCGACTGCCAGGTTTGTGGGACGAGACTTGTGCCGACGCTCGGCAAGGCCAGTGGCGAACAGATGCCCGAAAAGCTGATAAATCGTGCGCGCAACGGCGCCGCGCGGCTTGAATACGCCGCGCGATTACGCAGCTCCAAGCAATTTCGGCGCGCAATGCGCGCGGTCACCTTTGCCATATCATTAAAGGCCTTCCGCGGAGATCCGTTATACGCTCTTCAGGGCCACAGGCTGGAAGTAAGGCTGTTTGGCCTTGCTGCAATTGATGCAGCCCAATCCCGTCCACTGGTCAAAGCGGCCATCTCAAGCTCCGGCATCGACGACTATGCAAGGGTTGCTCTATTGCGCGCCTTCGATAAGGAGCCACGTCTGCTTGCCGCGGTTGATTACATCGCCCGGCAGCGCGCGAAAAGCATAGGCGCGATGGCAGTGGAATCTCATAATTAA
- a CDS encoding TniB family NTP-binding protein, whose product MIHRAHCSRWRDGELRAGKTEEDGRITLIQSDIWIGFPRAEQVLDRLQCMIEAPRQTRMPGLLVHGASGIGKTMIARNLSRRYAPEYDPASGITRTPLLLLQAPPAPDERRFYLHILATVGAPATALSARAQNVASLEVRVVALLRDLGLRMIMIDEVHNLLAGTHREQRRFLNVLRYLSNELEVSLVCLGVSEAVDAIRGDIQLARRLDEHHLPNWRDDAEFSDMIQTLIAAMPLEKKSNLKVKSLKQILALTGGVTSRIFALIKDLSIDAIVTGDECITDDAIAKWTPVWSRHANPHRRLEKSGV is encoded by the coding sequence GTGATACATCGCGCCCATTGTTCAAGGTGGAGAGATGGTGAATTGAGGGCAGGAAAAACAGAGGAAGACGGTCGGATCACCCTCATTCAATCGGATATCTGGATTGGCTTTCCGCGGGCCGAACAAGTTCTGGACCGTTTGCAGTGTATGATCGAAGCGCCAAGGCAAACCCGTATGCCTGGCCTTCTTGTGCATGGCGCGTCCGGGATCGGAAAGACGATGATCGCCCGCAATCTTTCGCGCAGATATGCACCGGAATATGACCCAGCATCGGGAATTACGCGAACGCCGCTGTTACTGTTACAAGCACCACCAGCTCCCGACGAACGACGGTTCTATCTGCACATCCTGGCGACCGTCGGGGCACCGGCCACGGCACTGAGCGCGCGCGCTCAAAATGTGGCCTCCCTCGAAGTCCGTGTCGTCGCGCTCTTGCGCGACCTTGGCCTGCGGATGATCATGATCGACGAAGTCCACAACCTCTTGGCCGGGACCCACCGCGAACAGCGCCGCTTTCTCAATGTTCTGCGGTATCTCAGCAATGAACTCGAAGTGTCGCTGGTCTGCCTGGGGGTCAGCGAGGCCGTCGATGCCATCCGTGGTGATATCCAGCTTGCCAGGCGGCTGGACGAACATCACCTTCCAAACTGGCGCGACGACGCCGAGTTCTCGGACATGATCCAGACACTCATCGCGGCAATGCCCCTCGAGAAGAAATCCAATCTGAAGGTCAAGTCACTAAAGCAGATACTTGCGCTGACCGGCGGGGTGACCTCGCGCATCTTCGCCCTGATCAAGGATCTTTCCATCGACGCCATTGTCACAGGTGATGAATGCATCACCGATGACGCAATCGCAAAATGGACGCCGGTTTGGTCGCGCCATGCGAACCCCCATCGGCGGCTCGAGAAGTCCGGGGTGTGA
- a CDS encoding Mu transposase C-terminal domain-containing protein: MDDDREDFVAAGAEEARRAAVLRPLVQAYLKGTGSLESGINDAVWELGVSRATVWRWIKRLAEEGGRTSALASRKRGRPTGTTLISGKVEAVIEEHLRRYFLRRERPSLSRIVTEIRSACWQQGLQPPTRRTVQRRLDAMDAREIAKAREGAKAARQKFAPVVGDNKANRPLEVVQIDHTPADIILVDSFERKPIGRPWVTLAIDVATRMVTGYYTSLEAPSRLSVALCLTQAVAPKAELLAELVRNVPWPAQGKPHSIHVDNGRDFRSHAFRSACAEWGIDLVYRPPGSPHFGGHIERLIGTMMGAVHLLPGTTQSSVVAKGDYDAEGMATMTLSDFDRWFALEICRYNNSIHSSLGCTPVAKWEALSEQMMGDIPFEIEAFRVSFLPSELRKVRRDGIHLFQIRYWSDALAGHIGRGDGKVVVRYDPRDLSVIWVELDNDRYVEARYRNLEIPPVSLWEYREAMRNARALGKSGSNELVLAELIRQQRQIESESRSLTRAERRSRERKGTLEGANSAVSTTEGLRAIDTGDTSRPLFKVERW; encoded by the coding sequence ATGGATGATGATCGCGAAGACTTCGTTGCCGCTGGTGCTGAGGAGGCGCGCAGGGCGGCCGTTCTGCGTCCGCTTGTTCAGGCATATCTCAAAGGAACTGGCAGTCTGGAAAGTGGCATCAATGACGCCGTTTGGGAGCTTGGTGTCAGCAGGGCGACTGTCTGGCGCTGGATAAAGCGTCTGGCCGAAGAGGGTGGGCGCACCAGCGCGCTGGCTTCTCGGAAACGGGGCCGCCCGACTGGTACAACCTTGATATCCGGCAAGGTGGAAGCGGTGATCGAAGAACATCTTCGCCGTTATTTCTTACGGCGGGAACGCCCAAGCCTGTCGCGCATCGTGACAGAAATCCGAAGCGCGTGCTGGCAGCAGGGCTTGCAACCGCCGACACGTCGGACGGTTCAGCGCAGGCTGGATGCAATGGATGCCCGTGAAATTGCCAAGGCACGCGAAGGCGCAAAGGCGGCCCGCCAGAAATTTGCGCCGGTCGTAGGCGACAACAAGGCAAACCGGCCACTGGAGGTCGTGCAAATCGACCATACGCCTGCGGACATCATTCTCGTCGACAGTTTTGAACGCAAACCAATTGGGCGGCCTTGGGTCACGCTGGCGATCGACGTCGCAACGCGGATGGTGACCGGATATTACACCTCTCTCGAGGCACCTTCGCGTCTGTCGGTGGCGCTTTGCCTGACACAGGCTGTGGCCCCCAAGGCGGAACTTCTGGCGGAATTGGTGCGCAATGTTCCTTGGCCCGCGCAGGGTAAACCGCATAGCATCCACGTCGATAACGGGCGCGATTTCCGGTCGCATGCCTTTCGGTCGGCATGTGCGGAATGGGGGATCGATCTGGTCTATCGGCCGCCAGGCAGTCCTCATTTCGGAGGGCACATCGAACGATTGATCGGCACGATGATGGGGGCCGTGCACCTGTTGCCTGGAACAACGCAATCCTCGGTCGTGGCCAAGGGCGACTATGACGCCGAGGGCATGGCCACGATGACCTTAAGCGACTTCGATCGCTGGTTTGCTCTGGAAATCTGCCGCTACAACAACAGCATTCATTCAAGTCTTGGCTGCACGCCCGTTGCCAAATGGGAGGCGCTCTCAGAGCAAATGATGGGCGATATCCCCTTCGAGATTGAAGCCTTTCGGGTGAGCTTTCTGCCAAGTGAACTGCGCAAGGTCAGGCGTGACGGCATCCATCTGTTCCAGATACGGTACTGGTCCGATGCGCTTGCAGGCCACATCGGGCGCGGGGATGGAAAGGTGGTCGTCCGCTACGACCCTCGCGACCTCTCGGTGATCTGGGTCGAACTGGATAATGACCGATACGTCGAAGCTCGGTACCGAAACCTGGAAATTCCGCCTGTGTCGCTCTGGGAATATCGCGAAGCCATGAGGAATGCCCGTGCCCTTGGCAAGTCCGGGTCCAATGAGCTGGTCCTGGCTGAGCTGATCCGACAGCAACGCCAAATCGAGTCTGAAAGCCGGAGCCTGACGAGGGCCGAACGCCGATCCCGTGAAAGAAAAGGGACATTGGAGGGCGCCAACTCGGCCGTCTCAACAACCGAAGGGCTGCGCGCGATCGATACGGGTGATACATCGCGCCCATTGTTCAAGGTGGAGAGATGGTGA